A stretch of the Hippocampus zosterae strain Florida chromosome 16, ASM2543408v3, whole genome shotgun sequence genome encodes the following:
- the LOC127588637 gene encoding protocadherin beta-15-like, whose protein sequence is MDTEGVKRRMVRGKRSILCFALMVGLLDSACGQIRYSIPEELEHGAFVGNIAEDLGLDLNKLSARRFRIVSGTRRQYVEVNLENGVLFVNERLDREELCEQSSACSFHLQVVIESPLELYRVEVEILDVNDNSPSFPWTEFNLDISESASPGSRFPLESAQDLDVGSNSLRTYLLSVNEHFTLDIQTRSDGSKFAELVLQNPLDREQQSAHQMVLTAVDGGSPEKSGTAQIDITVLDANDNAPVFDQSFYRVRLAENAPNGAVVIKLNASDLDEGTNADIRYSFSGHAPIKVRQLFSVDPRTGEIKVKGLIDYEKTRMHEIYIQAKDKGPSAVAVHCKVLVNVLDRNDNLPEVILTSVSSPVHEDAPPGTVIAVISVTDKDSGENGNVDCEIPNMIPFQLHSSFKNYYTLVTSDFLDRETVAEYNITITARDMGSPPLFTRKTIAVQVSDVNDNAPVFKQPAYTVYLTENNAPGASICSVTAHDPDDGQNAYLSYSIIEVDVQGMPASTYVSINSDNGNIYALRSFDHEQLKNFQITAQAQDAGFPPLIGNVTVTIFILDQNDNAPVVVSPLSQNGTPPTEAVPRSVDAGYLITKIRAVDADAGQNSRLFYQMLQATDPSLFSVALYTGEIRTIRQLVEKDPTRHRLVILVKDNGQLPLSATVSIILSVVDSLPESQPDSGDLSLSPHHSSNFSLYLIVSLGAISLTFLVAIIVIVTVRRLKDRVPDKDSDFPSATNTCCCCRRSVTPGAADIFKKSNLNIRMSTESAGCTEASGNAALPQAYCYKMCLTPEFSKSDFMFLKPCSPVLSVRQNNAKSTDYLTSGWSTLDRNELANNRTSTQKELKYSSKDWTWTKNQRNSSYKRYSSGNMEGTLSRPHQYDADEYFCSVAPQYWTWGNRISDCKMPLQDKTNPNFTWTPKHTQPQSEVPDYQRNVYIPSEATDYQHNVYIPGTTSGYSTLKLAPRGDLDVYNTFSTFGKKKKLVSKYEQPYDKDDGLISGGIFNEHTNRSVSHCV, encoded by the exons ATGGACACAGAAGGGGTGAAGAGACGAATGGTGCGCGGCAAACGCTCCATACTTTGTTTTGCGTTGATGGTCGGTTTGCTGGACTCGGCATGTGGACAGATCCGCTACTCCATCCCAGAGGAGCTGGAACACGGTGCGTTTGTGGGAAACATAGCAGAGGACTTGGGTTTGGATTTGAATAAACTCTCAGCGCGAAGATTCCGCATCGTTTCCGGTACCAGGAGACAGTACGTGGAGGTGAATTTAGAAAATGGAGTTTTATTTGTAAACGAGAGGCTCGATCGCGAAGAACTGTGCGAGCAGAGTTCGGCGTGCTCGTTCCATTTGCAAGTGGTCATCGAAAGCCCCTTGGAGCTGTACAGAGTTGAGGTCGAAATCCTGGATGTAAATGACAACTCCCCGAGTTTCCCGTGGACCGAATTTAATCTGGACATATCGGAATCTGCATCGCCGGGGTCCCGCTTCCCACTTGAGAGCGCGCAAGATTTGGACGTGGGTTCCAATTCGTTGCGCACTTATTTGCTGAGCGTCAATGAGCATTTCACTTTGGACATCCAGACAAGAAGTGACGGCAGTAAATTCGCCGAACTGGTCCTCCAAAACCCTTTGGACCGGGAGCAGCAGAGCGCGCATCAGATGGTTCTGACCGCGGTGGATGGAGGTTCACCGGAAAAGTCCGGAACTGCGCAAATTGACATCACCGTTCTCGATGCCAACGATAACGCGCCAGTGTTCGACCAATCTTTTTATCGAGTAAGACTGGCAGAAAACGCACCGAACGGTGCGGTTGTCATCAAACTAAACGCGTCCGACTTAGACGAGGGCACCAACGCAGACATAAGGTATTCTTTCAGCGGACACGCACCCATCAAAGTGAGACAGCTTTTCAGCGTGGACCCGCGCACGGGGGAAATCAAAGTCAAGGGGTTAATCGATTATGAAAAAACAAGGATGCATGAAATTTACATCCAGGCGAAGGACAAAGGTCCTTCCGCTGTGGCGGTCCACTGCAAAGTGTTGGTGAACGTCTTGGATCGGAACGACAACCTCCCAGAGGTCATTCTGACGTCCGTGTCTTCACCTGTGCATGAGGACGCGCCCCCGGGCACCGTCATCGCCGTCATCAGTGTCACGGACAAGGACTCTGGAGAAAACGGCAACGTGGACTGTGAGATCCCAAATATGATCCCCTTCCAGCTGCATTCCTCTTTTAAAAACTACTACACGTTAGTGACGAGTGATTTTTTGGACAGGGAAACGGTAGCGGAGTATAACATTACAATCACCGCAAGAGATATGGGTTCCCCGCCTTTATTTACGAGGAAAACGATTGCGGTCCAAGTGTCTGACGTGAATGATAACGCGCCCGTGTTCAAGCAACCCGCTTACACCGTATACTTGACTGAGAATAATGCGCCAGGGGCCTCCATCTGCTCTGTGACAGCACATGACCCAGACGACGGCCAAAATGCTTACCTCTCTTATTCTATCATAGAGGTTGACGTTCAAGGGATGCCTGCCTCCACCTATGTCTCGATCAATTCAGATAACGGGaatatttacgccctcaggtCCTTTGACCACGAGCAGCTAAAAAACTTTCAAATCACAGCGCAAGCTCAAGATGCCGGATTCCCGCCTTTAATCGGCAACGTTACTGTGACGATCTTTATTTTGGATCAAAACGATAACGCGCCCGTCGTGGTGTCACCTCTTTCTCAAAACGGGACGCCCCCGACTGAAGCGGTGCCGAGATCCGTGGATGCTGGCTACCTGATCACCAAAATCCGAGCGGTGGATGCAGACGCCGGTCAGAACTCTCGCCTCTTCTACCAAATGCTCCAAGCGACCGACCCGAGTTTGTTCAGCGTGGCTTTATACACGGGGGAAATTAGGACAATACGACAATTAGTGGAGAAAGACCCCACGAGGCACAGATTGGTCATTCTGGTGAAGGACAATGGCCAACTCCCCCTCTCGGCCACAGTTTCCATCATTCTGTCAGTGGTTGACAGCCTGCCAGAATCTCAGCCCGATTCGGGTGACCTGTCACTGAGCCCCCATCACAGCTCCAACTTTAGCCTCTACTTAATCGTGTCTCTCGGGGCAATCTCCTTAACATTTCTCGTGGCGATCATCGTCATTGTTACTGTGAGGAGGCTGAAGGACAGAGTGCCCGACAAAGACTCCGACTTCCCGTCCGCCACGAACACGTGCTGCTGCTGTCGTCGCTCGGTCACACCCGGCGCCGCTGACATCTTCAAAAAGTCCAATTTGAACATCAGAATGTCAACGGAGTCGGCGGGTTGCACGGAGGCGAGCGGCAACGCTGCCCTCCCGCAAGCTTATTGCTACAAGATGTGTCTGACGCCCGAATTCTCAAAAAGCGACTTCATGTTCCTCAAACCCTGCAGTCCGGTGTTGTCTGTTCGACAGAATAATGCCAAAAGTACGGACTACCTGACATCTGGTTGGAGCACGCTGGACCGTAATGAGCTGGCCAACAACAGAACTTCAACTCAAAAGGAG CTCAAGTATTCCAGCAAGGACTGGACTTGGACCAAGAATCAACGGAATTCATCATACAAAAg ATACAGTTCTGGAAATATGGAAGGCACATTATCACGTCCACATCAATATGACGCTGATGAATATTTCTGCTCTGTGGCACCACAATACTGGACCTGGGGAAACCGTATCAGTG ATTGCAAGATGCCTCTTCAAGACAAAACCAATCCAAACTTCACTTGGACTCCAAAGCATACGCAACCTCAGTCTGAGGTACCAGACTACCAACGCAATGTGTATATTCCCTCTGAGGCAACAGACTATCAGCACAACGTGTACATTCCCGGCACCACATCTGGCTACAGCACACTCAAGCTTGCGCCTCGAGGGGACCTGGATGTCTATAACACCTTTTCTACTttcgggaagaagaagaaattagTCTCTAAATATGAACAGCCGTATGACAAAGATGATGGGCTCATAAGCGGTGGTATTTTTAACGAACATACCAACCGTTCTGTTTCACATTGTGTATGA